A portion of the Bacteroides faecium genome contains these proteins:
- a CDS encoding ABC transporter permease, whose protein sequence is MIEHYLKVAFRNLTKYKVQSIVSILGLAIGFVCFALSALWIRYEMTYDTFHEGAERICLVRAHYAHESGKISNFTPYPLADYLQKGNPEIEAMASTSVQKVKFRVKDTEKEVVSVAADSVFMNFFNIRVLKGTVNFLKGTNGEIAITEEFSKRIFGEEEALGREVEVSGRASKVGAIVSGWSSHSNIPYSILTSARHYTQWGSANENLFVRIRKGINGEEFQKKIAALRINDIEKENELGELLLTPISALRYSGYVSREDTVITFSYILYFSLAGGLVIICSLFNYLTLYISRLYMRKREMALRKVNGAGNKDLFVQLTVELLIVQLIALAAGLFFIEICMPRFLNFTQITPGSYYGEILVYLLAVIALSLLFAQLPLYHFRHRTLQDVIIGKVSVNRPYAFRKFGIVIQLIVSLIFIFCTVVIMKQLYFLKHTDLGMERHNIANVALWRGDIKQWAGKIAALPMVTEVLPPRYFPIVPTGPMMYAEMNHWEDMPEAVEEPITVGIMPAMKDFFDFYDLKLIEGELLSEKNAPNDIVIDENTLRIFGWNQGVGKTLGYEKDGKNLHSYRVVGVVRNFCYQPPTSVPGCIAFQQPQAQDYLLFRASILFKYEEGSWNECRKAIEAMHKEDFPNAYLRLFNEEEEYDKYLRSENALMKLLSFVSFVCILISLFGIFSLVTLSCEQRRKEIAIRRVNGAQVYHILQLFFREYLFLLVLAVIIAFPVGYVLMKQWIAQYVRQTSIEVWIYVAVFGVTGLFILLCIGCRVWKAARQNPAEVIKSE, encoded by the coding sequence ATGATTGAACATTATCTGAAAGTAGCTTTCCGTAATCTGACGAAATATAAGGTACAAAGTATTGTGAGTATTTTAGGATTGGCAATAGGCTTTGTATGCTTTGCATTGTCTGCTTTGTGGATTCGTTATGAGATGACTTATGATACTTTTCACGAAGGTGCGGAACGTATCTGTCTGGTACGTGCACATTATGCGCATGAATCTGGTAAGATATCCAATTTTACTCCTTATCCTTTAGCTGATTATTTACAGAAAGGTAATCCGGAAATAGAGGCAATGGCTTCTACTTCCGTACAGAAAGTTAAATTTCGTGTGAAGGATACTGAAAAGGAAGTTGTGTCGGTTGCTGCAGATTCTGTTTTCATGAACTTTTTTAATATACGAGTACTAAAGGGGACAGTGAATTTCTTGAAGGGAACCAATGGGGAAATTGCTATAACAGAAGAATTTTCTAAAAGGATATTTGGAGAGGAAGAAGCATTGGGCCGGGAGGTAGAGGTTAGTGGACGTGCTTCTAAAGTTGGAGCAATCGTGAGTGGCTGGTCTTCTCATTCCAATATTCCATATAGTATATTGACTTCTGCCAGACATTATACACAATGGGGGAGTGCGAATGAAAACTTATTTGTTCGCATTCGTAAGGGCATAAACGGGGAAGAATTTCAGAAGAAAATTGCTGCTCTCCGTATCAATGATATTGAGAAGGAAAATGAATTGGGAGAGCTATTATTGACCCCGATATCGGCTTTACGTTATTCCGGTTATGTATCTCGGGAAGATACCGTGATTACTTTTAGCTATATCTTATATTTTTCATTAGCCGGTGGATTGGTCATTATCTGTTCGTTATTTAATTATTTGACTCTTTATATCAGTCGGTTATATATGCGTAAACGTGAAATGGCACTTCGTAAAGTGAATGGGGCGGGTAATAAAGACTTGTTTGTTCAGTTGACTGTTGAGCTATTAATCGTTCAACTTATAGCTTTGGCAGCCGGATTATTCTTTATAGAAATATGTATGCCTCGTTTTCTGAACTTCACCCAAATAACTCCCGGTTCCTATTATGGAGAGATTTTAGTATATCTGCTTGCTGTGATAGCTTTATCTCTATTGTTTGCTCAACTACCATTATATCATTTTCGCCATCGCACATTACAGGACGTTATTATAGGGAAGGTTTCTGTAAACAGACCGTATGCTTTCCGTAAGTTCGGGATTGTTATACAATTGATAGTCAGTCTTATTTTTATATTCTGCACAGTGGTTATAATGAAACAGCTTTATTTCTTGAAGCATACAGATTTAGGAATGGAACGTCATAATATTGCCAATGTTGCATTATGGAGAGGTGATATAAAACAGTGGGCCGGTAAAATAGCAGCTTTACCTATGGTGACCGAAGTTCTGCCTCCCCGTTATTTTCCGATTGTCCCTACCGGACCAATGATGTATGCGGAAATGAACCATTGGGAGGATATGCCTGAAGCAGTAGAAGAACCTATAACTGTTGGCATAATGCCTGCAATGAAGGATTTCTTTGATTTTTATGATTTGAAATTAATTGAAGGCGAACTGCTCTCAGAAAAGAATGCTCCCAATGATATTGTAATTGATGAAAATACACTTCGGATATTTGGTTGGAACCAAGGAGTAGGAAAGACTTTGGGATATGAGAAGGATGGCAAAAATCTTCATTCATATAGAGTGGTAGGAGTTGTCCGGAATTTCTGTTATCAACCGCCTACAAGTGTTCCGGGATGTATCGCTTTCCAACAACCTCAAGCGCAAGATTATCTGCTGTTTCGTGCCAGTATTTTGTTTAAATATGAGGAAGGTTCCTGGAACGAATGCCGGAAAGCGATTGAGGCCATGCATAAAGAAGATTTTCCGAATGCCTATTTACGATTGTTTAATGAGGAAGAAGAATATGATAAATATCTCCGTTCGGAGAATGCTTTAATGAAGTTGTTGAGTTTCGTATCATTCGTTTGTATCTTGATTTCCTTGTTTGGGATATTTTCCTTGGTAACATTATCTTGTGAACAACGCCGTAAGGAGATTGCCATACGTAGAGTCAACGGGGCACAGGTATATCATATTCTTCAACTGTTTTTCCGTGAATATTTATTTTTGTTGGTGCTAGCAGTTATAATAGCGTTTCCTGTCGGCTATGTTTTAATGAAACAGTGGATTGCTCAGTATGTAAGGCAGACGTCTATTGAGGTATGGATATATGTAGCCGTATTTGGAGTTACAGGACTTTTTATTCTGCTATGTATAGGTTGTCGGGTATGGAAAGCTGCCCGGCAGAATCCGGCGGAAGTAATCAAAAGCGAGTAA
- a CDS encoding ABC transporter ATP-binding protein — protein MIKTINLQKIFKTEEVETWALNNVSIEVKQGEFVAIMGPSGCGKSTLLNILGLLDNPTGGEYYLNGMEVSKYTESQRTNLRKGVIGFVFQSFNLIDELNVYENIELPLLYMGISASERKKRVETAMERMAITHRSKHFPQQLSGGQQQRVAIARAVVANPKLILADEPTGNLDSKNGKEVMGLLSELNREGTTIVMVTHSQHDAGYADRVINLFDGQVVTEVSM, from the coding sequence ATGATTAAGACAATTAATTTACAGAAGATTTTCAAAACTGAAGAAGTGGAAACCTGGGCATTGAATAATGTCAGTATTGAAGTGAAACAAGGTGAGTTTGTCGCTATTATGGGGCCTTCCGGCTGTGGAAAGTCAACATTGCTTAATATTCTGGGACTGTTGGATAATCCAACGGGAGGGGAGTATTATCTGAATGGCATGGAAGTTTCGAAGTACACGGAGTCGCAGCGTACAAACCTTCGTAAAGGAGTCATTGGTTTTGTATTTCAGAGTTTCAATCTGATAGACGAACTGAATGTATATGAAAATATCGAATTACCTCTGCTCTATATGGGTATCTCGGCTTCTGAACGTAAGAAGAGAGTGGAGACTGCCATGGAACGAATGGCTATCACTCATCGTAGCAAACATTTCCCCCAACAGTTGTCAGGTGGTCAGCAACAGCGTGTCGCTATTGCCCGTGCAGTAGTTGCCAACCCCAAATTGATTCTTGCCGATGAGCCTACCGGTAATCTGGACTCGAAGAATGGTAAAGAAGTAATGGGGTTATTGAGCGAATTGAATAGGGAAGGGACAACGATTGTGATGGTAACACACTCCCAACATGACGCCGGTTACGCTGATCGTGTCATTAATCTGTTCGACGGACAGGTGGTGACTGAAGTTAGTATGTAA
- a CDS encoding ABC transporter permease: MIRHYLTVAFRNLLKYKTQNIISIIGLAVGLLCFCICMYCNRFVETTNHCFSNYTRIAELNLYDDQTGTYFSGTQVALSEELRTWAMGEVEAISCMTYLRERSYLIEISEGKSLPYELGTIEIDTLYNKVFTPQIVAGNWKTASRTSNAVILSESTAIKIFGKIETAIGKHLTLAKRLHTSPESTPKTGGIVYTVQAVMKDIPLNNGFSFMTRIDAMALNDSEGLFQSTKRHDMTGARTYVLLSPNTSIAELEQQFSKRNYSYAMYNQPYSVVASYIGDRAQKKGAFVLGWATGIVGALILLVGLVNFFHFLIGSFFNRTKEYSIMKMAGCNWKQQFCLLFVQSLIVVVISSFLVIWGIELIGNRMDFSLLGITMTFPPEILLKHALQYIILLILLCAAICFFVSIRIRRISIQTGVHGANKRRGKQWGRNLMLGIQFFICWIFVSFTVALFLQSEKTTKTLFHTLSQKEKEAILSIPLDYSFMKNEEKLSMVERFRQHAGVKDILLSDIAYTQGVSGNLLMTEKGNDNSWTDIDIMCVPLNFFAFMNIPIEEGRTIRTKNDLVMDKVWQNKQKKNVIGMNFYDQNNDYTVCGVCTPFQTDVHNHSGGYAFMLYDPSGYVGHCYVKCYPEQQKEVVKWIERIRREMLPENISYKVRTFQDDLYEMQAMEYILKDIILLFAIVSIIITLLGVYSSITLDTERRQKEMAIRKVNGAGMLHIIWLFARLYITLLVITAALSFPLVYVVLQLWKQIYTVFFNCGFWFWSGIFMAVAVITALTVWFRILKIARVNPVESIKNE, from the coding sequence ATGATACGACACTATTTGACAGTTGCCTTTCGCAATTTACTGAAATACAAGACACAAAATATAATCTCTATCATCGGTCTTGCGGTAGGATTGCTATGTTTCTGCATATGTATGTATTGCAACCGTTTTGTTGAAACAACCAACCATTGTTTCAGTAATTACACCCGCATTGCAGAATTAAACCTTTATGATGACCAGACGGGGACCTATTTTTCCGGTACACAAGTGGCTTTATCCGAAGAACTCCGTACATGGGCAATGGGAGAGGTGGAAGCAATTTCTTGTATGACATATTTGCGTGAACGTTCTTACCTTATTGAAATTTCAGAGGGAAAATCATTGCCATACGAACTCGGAACGATAGAAATAGATACTTTATACAATAAGGTATTCACTCCACAAATAGTAGCCGGAAATTGGAAGACGGCAAGCCGGACATCGAATGCAGTTATTTTAAGTGAGTCTACTGCCATAAAGATATTCGGTAAAATAGAAACGGCAATCGGTAAGCATCTGACTTTGGCGAAGCGACTCCATACTTCGCCCGAAAGTACTCCGAAGACAGGAGGTATTGTTTATACGGTACAGGCAGTAATGAAAGATATTCCGTTAAACAATGGTTTTAGTTTTATGACGCGTATCGATGCAATGGCTCTGAATGATAGTGAAGGGCTTTTCCAAAGTACAAAACGTCACGATATGACAGGAGCCAGAACGTATGTCTTGCTTTCTCCCAATACGAGCATAGCGGAATTGGAACAACAATTCTCAAAGCGCAATTATAGTTATGCCATGTATAATCAGCCTTATTCGGTTGTAGCTAGTTATATTGGCGACAGGGCACAGAAGAAAGGTGCTTTTGTATTGGGATGGGCGACAGGAATAGTTGGTGCGTTGATATTGCTGGTCGGACTAGTCAATTTCTTTCACTTTCTTATCGGTTCTTTTTTTAATCGCACTAAAGAATACAGTATAATGAAAATGGCAGGGTGTAATTGGAAGCAACAATTCTGCCTGTTGTTTGTACAATCATTGATTGTCGTGGTTATATCTTCCTTTTTAGTAATATGGGGAATAGAGTTGATTGGCAATCGGATGGATTTTTCTCTGTTGGGCATTACGATGACTTTTCCGCCCGAGATTCTTTTGAAACACGCTTTACAATATATCATTCTTCTTATATTACTTTGTGCTGCAATTTGTTTCTTTGTATCCATCCGTATTCGCAGGATTTCGATACAAACAGGTGTACATGGAGCAAACAAACGTCGAGGTAAGCAGTGGGGACGTAACCTTATGTTGGGAATCCAGTTCTTTATCTGCTGGATATTTGTATCATTCACTGTCGCACTGTTTTTACAATCCGAGAAGACAACCAAAACATTGTTTCATACGCTTAGTCAAAAGGAAAAAGAAGCGATTCTCAGTATTCCACTGGATTATTCGTTTATGAAAAATGAAGAGAAGTTGAGTATGGTGGAACGTTTCCGGCAACATGCAGGGGTGAAAGACATCTTATTATCAGATATTGCTTATACGCAGGGAGTGTCCGGAAACCTGTTGATGACCGAGAAAGGGAATGACAACTCCTGGACTGATATTGATATTATGTGTGTTCCGCTAAATTTCTTTGCTTTTATGAATATTCCAATAGAGGAAGGTAGGACTATCCGGACAAAAAATGACCTTGTTATGGATAAGGTTTGGCAAAACAAACAAAAGAAGAATGTGATTGGAATGAACTTTTATGACCAAAACAATGATTATACCGTATGTGGGGTTTGTACTCCTTTCCAGACTGATGTCCATAATCATAGTGGCGGCTATGCTTTTATGCTCTATGATCCCTCTGGATATGTTGGGCATTGTTATGTGAAATGCTATCCTGAACAACAAAAGGAGGTTGTAAAGTGGATTGAGAGAATCCGCCGTGAAATGCTTCCGGAGAATATATCGTATAAGGTTCGTACGTTTCAGGACGACTTGTATGAAATGCAGGCTATGGAGTATATTCTGAAAGATATTATTCTGCTTTTCGCAATCGTCAGTATCATCATTACCTTGTTGGGTGTATATTCCAGTATTACCCTCGATACGGAACGCAGACAGAAAGAAATGGCTATTCGCAAAGTAAATGGAGCCGGAATGTTGCACATTATCTGGTTGTTTGCCCGTTTGTATATAACTTTGTTGGTGATTACGGCTGCTTTATCCTTTCCGTTAGTATATGTAGTGTTACAGTTATGGAAGCAAATATATACGGTATTCTTTAACTGTGGATTCTGGTTCTGGTCGGGAATCTTTATGGCTGTTGCTGTGATAACGGCACTAACGGTTTGGTTCCGTATCTTGAAAATTGCCAGAGTTAATCCGGTGGAATCTATCAAGAATGAATAA
- a CDS encoding ABC transporter permease has translation MKTLKYAVRFLLRAKSYTAINLLGLTLSLACCIILSRYIYRETTVDTHCIDRNQVYGVQVSFDGNRVLSKAEIGKRDSTYIDDNVILTRSSVILLENDYVNYQTNRFPVHALIADSAYFRLFPYRVLQGEISLEAPESVLLMEDFSKKLFGKENPIGKILRFSNGKDIKVTGVLKKPVNKQTFNFDMVLSHAFSTDWGRMPLEFIQFTSEKAAEQANQIGSYPRFINQDSRSGDARKYTFSFIPVSQMYWDQALLYQTGPSMLASGNRSHLFILGGICLLILFAGVINFVNLYSVLMVKRGRTYSLRKVFGASGNTLFMQIFTENVLLIAVSIVFAWFVVEVTSVFVSRLLDSRIVYTGFDWILSISILILLSLTVSLYSYIKCQRSLPAVALKTLGTDKRSIRFRMIFLFVQYIVTFLLVLLSIYFNKQFNLMLQTDPGFRTKDIIQANMIYESNDYSAYTPETINQRKERVLAIDQLIDNCPDIQSWTTGFYSILGFDYSAGFRNAKGELVTLNQSYVTDKFFKLFEIRFVEGDLSEADKEDGNEIIVVNRAALAALGYTSCKGATLINEQMRKIKPDLQAQPIDAVIEDYYDRHVGLGSRPMVFIVNKQLKGDYYQIACYPGKTQAVIGYLKDIQRKVYGTEDFKYSLLDDDVAELYKNDRQIAMVYAIFAGIGIIIICLGLFGISLFDIRQRYREIAIRKVNGALVKDLYLLLGCKYLVVLGSAFAVSIPLSCYLIYQYTKDFVIKAPLSIDIFLIALLVVSCISLGTLCWQIKKASRIDPAKIMKTE, from the coding sequence ATGAAAACACTTAAATATGCAGTACGCTTTTTATTACGTGCTAAATCATATACGGCTATCAATTTGCTTGGACTGACTCTTAGTCTTGCCTGTTGTATTATCTTGTCCCGTTATATTTATCGTGAAACCACTGTAGATACGCATTGTATAGACCGTAATCAAGTTTATGGAGTTCAAGTGTCGTTTGATGGAAACCGAGTGTTGAGTAAGGCAGAAATAGGAAAACGTGATAGTACTTATATAGATGACAATGTTATACTGACACGTTCGAGTGTAATATTGCTTGAGAATGACTATGTAAATTATCAGACAAACCGTTTCCCTGTGCACGCCTTGATAGCCGATAGTGCTTATTTCAGACTTTTTCCTTATCGGGTATTACAGGGAGAGATTTCTTTGGAAGCTCCGGAATCAGTATTATTAATGGAGGATTTCTCAAAAAAACTCTTTGGCAAAGAAAATCCGATAGGTAAGATATTACGTTTTTCCAACGGTAAAGATATCAAAGTGACAGGTGTATTGAAAAAGCCGGTAAATAAACAAACATTCAATTTCGACATGGTACTTTCCCATGCTTTTTCGACAGACTGGGGACGGATGCCTTTGGAGTTTATTCAGTTTACTTCAGAGAAAGCAGCGGAGCAAGCCAACCAGATAGGGAGTTATCCCCGATTTATAAATCAGGATTCTCGTTCCGGAGATGCCCGGAAGTACACATTCTCTTTTATTCCTGTCAGTCAAATGTATTGGGATCAAGCATTACTTTACCAGACAGGGCCTAGTATGCTGGCGAGTGGAAATCGTTCTCACTTATTCATTCTTGGAGGAATTTGTTTATTGATACTGTTTGCCGGGGTTATCAACTTTGTTAATCTTTATTCTGTATTAATGGTGAAGCGAGGGAGGACTTATAGCCTTCGAAAAGTTTTCGGAGCCAGTGGCAATACGCTGTTTATGCAGATTTTTACAGAAAACGTTCTATTGATAGCCGTTTCCATTGTGTTTGCATGGTTTGTTGTTGAAGTAACATCCGTTTTTGTATCTCGTTTGTTGGATAGCCGGATAGTCTATACTGGATTCGATTGGATATTGTCAATTTCTATTCTGATATTGCTTTCTTTGACTGTAAGCCTGTATTCATACATAAAATGCCAACGCTCTTTGCCGGCTGTTGCTCTCAAGACATTGGGTACTGATAAACGCTCTATTCGTTTTCGTATGATATTCCTCTTTGTGCAATATATTGTTACCTTTTTATTGGTCTTGCTTTCCATCTATTTTAATAAGCAATTCAATTTGATGTTGCAAACAGATCCGGGGTTCCGCACTAAAGATATAATTCAGGCAAATATGATATATGAATCGAACGATTATTCTGCGTATACGCCTGAAACTATAAACCAGCGTAAAGAAAGAGTTTTAGCGATAGATCAATTGATAGATAACTGTCCGGATATTCAAAGTTGGACGACCGGTTTTTATTCTATTCTTGGATTTGATTATTCTGCAGGATTCCGAAATGCCAAAGGCGAATTGGTTACGTTGAATCAGAGTTATGTTACCGACAAGTTCTTCAAACTCTTTGAAATTCGTTTTGTTGAAGGGGATTTATCGGAAGCTGATAAAGAGGATGGAAATGAAATTATAGTTGTCAACCGTGCCGCATTAGCTGCTTTAGGTTATACAAGTTGCAAGGGGGCTACTTTGATTAATGAGCAGATGAGAAAGATAAAACCCGATTTGCAGGCACAGCCTATTGATGCTGTGATAGAAGATTATTATGATAGGCATGTAGGATTGGGCAGTCGTCCTATGGTGTTTATCGTGAATAAACAGTTAAAGGGAGACTACTATCAGATTGCTTGCTATCCAGGCAAAACTCAGGCAGTCATCGGTTATCTGAAAGATATTCAGAGAAAAGTATATGGTACGGAAGACTTTAAATATTCCCTGTTGGATGACGATGTGGCAGAGCTTTATAAAAACGATCGGCAAATAGCTATGGTATATGCTATTTTTGCAGGTATTGGAATTATAATAATCTGTCTCGGATTATTCGGTATTTCCTTATTTGATATTCGTCAGCGCTATCGGGAGATTGCGATTCGTAAAGTTAACGGCGCATTGGTGAAAGATTTGTACTTGCTGCTTGGATGTAAATATTTGGTTGTATTGGGAAGTGCTTTTGCCGTATCTATTCCATTATCCTGCTACTTGATTTATCAGTACACTAAAGACTTTGTAATAAAAGCTCCGTTAAGTATAGATATCTTTTTGATAGCATTGCTTGTAGTGAGTTGCATTTCTTTAGGCACACTGTGCTGGCAGATAAAGAAGGCGTCACGTATTGATCCGGCCAAAATAATGAAAACAGAATAA
- a CDS encoding efflux RND transporter periplasmic adaptor subunit, with the protein MDIKLEKKPWYIRYRYYLIGGLLFLSFLMYVIILSLGPSKLRVDVENIQIAEVMDADFMEYVDVEGLVQPILTIKVNTRETGSVEKIVGEEGSLLQQGDTILVLSNPDLLRNIEDQRDEWEKQMITYQEQEIEMEQKSLNLKQQALTNNYELERLKKSIALDREEYQMGVKSKAQLQVAEDEYNYKQKNAALQQESLRHDSAVTMIRKELIRNDRERERKKYERAHERLNNLVVTAPIKGQLSFVKVTPGQQVSSGESIAEIKVLDQYKIHTSLSEYYIDRITTGLPATINYQGKKYPLKITKVVPEVKDRMFDVDLVFTGNMPDNVRVGKSFRVQIELGQPEQALIIPRGNFYQATGGQWIYKVNSTKTKAVRVPLSIGRQNPQQYEITEGLQPGDWVITTGYDTFGDAEELILN; encoded by the coding sequence ATGGATATAAAATTAGAAAAGAAACCGTGGTACATTCGTTATAGATATTATCTGATAGGAGGACTTTTGTTTCTCTCCTTTCTGATGTATGTAATCATTCTTTCACTAGGTCCCAGCAAACTACGTGTTGATGTCGAGAATATTCAGATAGCGGAAGTGATGGATGCTGACTTTATGGAATATGTAGATGTGGAAGGATTGGTTCAACCTATATTGACTATTAAGGTCAATACCCGCGAAACGGGAAGTGTGGAAAAGATAGTGGGGGAAGAAGGCAGTCTGCTTCAGCAAGGGGATACGATTCTTGTTCTTTCCAATCCGGACTTGCTTCGTAACATAGAAGACCAGCGTGACGAATGGGAAAAGCAAATGATTACTTATCAGGAGCAGGAGATTGAAATGGAACAAAAGAGTCTGAATCTGAAACAACAGGCCTTGACGAATAATTATGAGCTTGAGCGTTTGAAAAAAAGCATTGCCCTTGACCGTGAAGAGTATCAGATGGGAGTAAAAAGCAAAGCTCAACTACAAGTAGCTGAAGATGAGTATAATTACAAACAGAAGAATGCAGCTTTGCAACAGGAGAGTTTGCGACATGACTCTGCTGTAACAATGATTCGTAAAGAGTTGATTCGTAACGACCGGGAAAGGGAACGGAAGAAATATGAACGTGCTCATGAACGCTTGAATAATTTGGTGGTAACAGCTCCGATAAAAGGACAGCTTAGCTTTGTAAAGGTTACTCCCGGGCAACAAGTCTCTTCCGGTGAAAGTATTGCTGAAATAAAGGTGCTTGACCAATATAAGATCCATACTTCGCTCAGTGAATATTATATTGACCGGATTACCACCGGATTGCCTGCTACTATCAATTATCAGGGAAAGAAATATCCGTTGAAAATAACGAAAGTTGTGCCCGAAGTGAAAGACCGTATGTTTGATGTCGATCTTGTTTTTACAGGTAATATGCCTGATAATGTAAGAGTAGGCAAGAGCTTTCGTGTACAGATAGAATTGGGACAACCGGAACAGGCGCTTATTATCCCCCGCGGTAATTTCTATCAGGCTACGGGAGGACAATGGATTTATAAAGTGAATTCCACGAAGACAAAAGCTGTTCGCGTTCCTTTATCTATCGGTCGCCAAAATCCGCAGCAGTATGAAATTACAGAAGGTTTGCAGCCCGGAGATTGGGTAATTACGACGGGATATGATACCTTTGGCGATGCGGAAGAATTGATATTGAACTAA
- a CDS encoding TolC family protein yields MNLKIICISIGILSAELLSAQNQTMELSLEQTVKIARLESPDAQTARHSFRSAYWNYKYYRANYLPTLSLTSDPNLNRAINKITMGDGSVKFVEQNLLNTDLTLNLSQNVSWTGGSLFLETSAQRMDLFSEHKYSWQTSPIMIGYRQSLFGYNNLKWDKRIEPVRYQEAKKSYVETLELVSANAINKFFALATAQSNYDIASFNYANADTLYHYAQGRYNIGTITENEMLQLELNRLTEETNRMNARIEMDNCMQELRSYLGIQEDREIRVRVSPRVPDFSINLNEALALAYENSPDIQTMKRRKLESESAVARARANAGLKADIYLRFGLTQTADKLPEAYRNLLDQQYVSLSISLPILDWGRGKGQVRVARSNRDLVYTQVEQSRTDFELNVRKLVKQFNLQTQRVRIAARTDETAQRRNEVARKLYILGKSTILDLNASISEKDSARRNYVSALYNYWSLYYTLRSMTLYDFERNKLLTEDYNLLVE; encoded by the coding sequence ATGAACCTGAAAATAATCTGTATAAGCATTGGAATCCTGTCGGCGGAATTATTGTCTGCTCAAAATCAGACAATGGAGCTGTCACTGGAACAAACCGTGAAAATAGCGCGTTTGGAATCTCCCGACGCGCAAACGGCACGTCATAGTTTTCGTTCTGCTTATTGGAATTATAAATATTATCGCGCCAACTATTTACCGACTTTGAGTTTGACATCCGATCCTAACTTGAACCGTGCCATAAATAAGATAACAATGGGTGACGGTTCGGTTAAGTTTGTCGAGCAGAACTTATTGAATACTGACCTGACCTTGAATCTTTCACAAAATGTATCTTGGACAGGCGGTTCATTGTTTCTTGAAACATCCGCCCAACGCATGGACTTGTTCAGCGAACATAAATATTCATGGCAGACTTCACCAATCATGATAGGTTATCGCCAGTCACTTTTCGGCTACAATAATCTGAAGTGGGATAAGCGGATAGAACCTGTACGTTATCAGGAGGCGAAGAAAAGTTATGTGGAGACATTGGAACTTGTTTCTGCTAACGCGATTAATAAATTCTTTGCTTTAGCTACCGCCCAAAGCAATTATGACATAGCGTCGTTTAATTATGCGAATGCAGATACACTTTATCATTATGCCCAAGGACGCTATAATATAGGTACAATAACAGAAAATGAGATGTTGCAATTGGAGCTTAATCGTTTGACGGAAGAAACGAACCGTATGAATGCCCGTATTGAGATGGATAATTGTATGCAGGAGCTTCGTTCGTACCTGGGTATTCAGGAAGACAGGGAGATTCGTGTACGTGTCAGTCCCCGGGTGCCGGATTTCAGCATTAATCTGAATGAGGCGCTGGCATTGGCATATGAGAACAGTCCTGACATACAGACGATGAAACGACGAAAGCTGGAAAGTGAAAGCGCTGTTGCGAGAGCCCGTGCCAATGCCGGTTTGAAGGCGGATATTTATCTCCGTTTCGGACTGACACAGACAGCGGACAAATTGCCGGAAGCTTATCGAAACCTTTTAGACCAGCAATATGTAAGTTTAAGCATCTCCCTGCCGATTTTAGATTGGGGACGGGGAAAAGGGCAGGTACGGGTAGCCCGTTCTAACCGTGATCTGGTCTATACGCAGGTGGAACAAAGCAGGACGGATTTTGAACTGAATGTCCGCAAACTGGTGAAACAGTTTAATCTGCAAACGCAACGTGTCCGCATCGCTGCCCGTACAGATGAAACCGCACAACGGAGGAATGAAGTTGCCCGTAAACTTTATATATTGGGAAAATCCACCATTCTTGATTTAAACGCTTCTATTTCAGAAAAAGATAGCGCACGCCGTAATTACGTATCGGCTTTATATAACTATTGGAGCTTGTATTACACACTTCGTAGTATGACACTTTATGATTTTGAGAGAAATAAACTACTGACGGAAGACTATAATCTTCTCGTCGAATAG